The Quercus robur chromosome 7, dhQueRobu3.1, whole genome shotgun sequence genome has a segment encoding these proteins:
- the LOC126691431 gene encoding uncharacterized protein LOC126691431: protein MPSPVAAKLSCKTATNSGPNLHSLMAAASTPPKLPWQRRQQLWREFWNFCIIEEYPPTDVDALNDHGNLIELDTTPIRYELILAICDSSSLLVFSAPISTTRLQGSIQEIASIGCVGNVLLDTPTRNYFKIWLLPCGILLVLLLHLYSRQQLGSSTKVHIALGFLILALLTALQVKYQNSGNPFQTHGAIMSSFIVLVIGYALTLAGISQPTLNTSYLHIGRRMCIILGTSASGLLVEVLLPLWGILILILAISALMFAQLLCVSHQQILQCFVQIFQSINQSISEAVKTLCGWVQNGF, encoded by the exons ATGCCATCACCGGTGGCAGCAAAGCTCAGCTGCAAAACCGCCACAAACAGTGGTCCAAATCTTCACTCTCTCATGGCAGCAGCGAGCACTCCACCCAAGCTTCCATGGCAGCGGCGACAGCAGCTTTGGCGTgagttttg GAATTTTTGTATTATAGAAGAGTATCCACcaactgatgtggatgctctaaacgATCATGGAAATCTCATAGAGCTTGACACAACTCCGATTAGATACGAATTGATCTTGGCAATTTGTGACTCTTCGTCTCTTTTGGTGTTCTCAGCTCCGATTAG CACAACGAGATTGCAAGGCTCAATCCAAGAGATTGCTAGTATTGGTTGTGTGGGAAATGTGCTTTTAGACACTCC AACAAGGAATTATTTCAAGATTTGGCTCCTTCCCTGTGGAATTCTTTTGGTACTATTGCTGCACTTATACAG TCGGCAACAACTTGGTTCCTCCACCAAAGTCCATATTGCTTTGGGTTTTCTCATTTTAGCGCTGCTTACCGCTCTACAAGTCAAGTATCAAAACTCTGGCAACCCATTTCAAACGCATGGTGCAATTATGTCATCTTTTATTGTACTTGTGATTGGTTACGCTTTAACATTGGCAGGGATAAGCCAACCAACTCTCAACACAAGCTACCTCCATATAGGCAGGAGAATGTGCATCATTTTAGGAACTTCTGCCTCCGGCTTGCTGGTAGAGGTCCTTCTACCACTGTGGGGAATCCTAATCCTAATCCTCGCTATTTCTGCATTAATGTTTGCACAGTTACTGTGTGTCTCACATCAACAGATTCTCCAATGCTTTGTACAAATTTtccaatcaatcaatcaatctaTTTCAGAGGCAGTCAAAACATTGTGTGGATGGGTCCAAAATGGTTTCTAA